A stretch of the Teretinema zuelzerae genome encodes the following:
- the prfA gene encoding peptide chain release factor 1: MHDRLLRMKARFTELDTNIQNPDLVRDPSKYKETMREHSYLSTLMEEYELYCKLESSIAETKSLIQDADDQEMREMAREELKELEAGLEKSEERLKVLIIPPDPLEEKNIIMEIRAGTGGEEAALFAADLFKMYTRFAESRRWKYEVISANETGLGGFKEITLSISGKSVYGALRYESGVHRVQRVPETEASGRIQTSAATVAVLPEAEETEVVIRQEDLRVDVMRAGGPGGQCVNTTDSAVRLTHIPTGIVVIQQDEKSQIKNKAKAMRVLRTRLFELEENKKNAERAANRKSQIGSGDRSERIRTYNFPQNRLTDHRINLTLYKLDLVMQGDIDELVEALAMASREELMKEQQG; the protein is encoded by the coding sequence ATGCACGACCGACTTTTGCGCATGAAAGCGCGATTCACCGAACTCGATACGAACATACAAAACCCCGACCTGGTCCGGGATCCTTCAAAATATAAAGAAACCATGAGGGAACATTCATATCTGTCCACGCTCATGGAAGAATACGAGCTTTACTGTAAACTGGAATCGTCGATCGCGGAAACCAAAAGCCTTATCCAGGACGCCGACGATCAGGAAATGAGAGAAATGGCCCGCGAGGAGCTCAAAGAGCTGGAGGCCGGCCTTGAGAAAAGCGAAGAACGCCTCAAAGTCCTCATCATACCTCCGGATCCGTTGGAAGAAAAAAACATCATCATGGAAATCCGCGCCGGCACCGGCGGAGAGGAAGCCGCGCTTTTCGCAGCCGATCTTTTCAAGATGTACACCCGTTTTGCCGAATCCCGCCGATGGAAGTACGAAGTCATTTCCGCCAATGAAACGGGCCTCGGCGGTTTCAAGGAAATAACCCTTTCCATTTCCGGCAAATCCGTATACGGCGCGCTCCGCTACGAGTCGGGCGTCCACCGCGTGCAGCGCGTGCCTGAAACGGAAGCCTCGGGACGCATACAAACCAGCGCCGCCACCGTAGCGGTTCTCCCCGAAGCCGAGGAGACGGAGGTAGTCATCCGGCAGGAAGACCTGCGGGTAGACGTGATGCGCGCCGGGGGACCTGGAGGACAGTGCGTCAACACGACCGACTCGGCAGTCCGGCTTACCCACATTCCCACCGGCATCGTAGTCATTCAACAGGACGAAAAAAGCCAAATCAAGAATAAGGCGAAGGCGATGCGCGTTCTCCGCACGCGGCTGTTCGAGCTGGAAGAAAATAAAAAGAACGCCGAGCGAGCGGCGAACCGGAAAAGCCAGATAGGCTCGGGGGACCGCTCGGAACGCATCCGCACGTATAATTTTCCGCAGAACCGGCTTACCGATCACCGCATAAATCTGACGCTCTATAAACTCGACCTGGTAATGCAGGGAGACATCGACGAACTCGTCGAAGCTCTCGCGATGGCCTCGCGCGAAGAACTCATGAAGGAACAGCAAGGCTGA
- a CDS encoding AAA family ATPase produces MKISGVVQKVLDQAWSDARARGHEYVTPEHVLLAALDHPPALKVLAMCGADIAYIHDSVDEYLRKSMPVLTGSEPLQTVGFQEVFQRAVIHCESAEKQVLEISDILVSLIDEQKNYCSYYMRRGGLDRLILLEVISHGGMSADDSYDSEENGLFLNSEDREGRKADDIERRESSARNAADPSAQKKTGPGGEAEGVDSGERAEPDESGDPLNRQKGAKKSFLERYTVELTALARQGKLEPLIGREGELERTVQILCRRMKNNPVHVGDAGVGKTAITEGLAQRIASGDVPRLLKDYEIYSLDMGSLVAGTKFRGDFEERIKRVIDELLKKERAILFIDEIHTIIGAGSTGGGTLDASNLLKPVLTSGKIRCIGSTTYEEYNKYFEKDHALARRFQKIDIVEPAEEDAIAILKGLKKRYEEFHGVVYTDEAIEQAVRLSAQYITERKLPDKAIDIIDEAGARARIIAGGASAAASLTASDATAAAGGSAAAAKESFPEADLSEAASNGAIGEAGTGAGLAPETGAGVAAETGCGVATETGDASAGRDDAPCLVPVIDRALIETVVAKVARIPEKTVSTGETERLKLLDAELSQKIFGQQDAVAAVVRAVKRSRAGFRAPGKPVANFLFVGPTGVGKTELARQLADILGIAMLRFDMSEYQEKHTVSRLIGSPPGYVGFEEGGLLTDAVRKQPHAVVLLDEIEKAHSDIYNILLQIMDYATLTDNQGRKADFRNIILIMTSNAGAREIGKPMIGFGERAVTDAAVSEAVEKTFTPEFRNRLDAVVRFDHLSREVMISIVKKELDEVRSRLTEKKVSLAVSDEVLDLIVERGWSPEFGARNVARLIEDLITTPLVDLVLFGELSRGGRATCVLDASAGTSGQGSAVKILTEKPDGVQTAENI; encoded by the coding sequence ATCAAGATAAGCGGAGTGGTTCAAAAGGTATTGGATCAGGCATGGTCGGACGCGCGGGCGAGGGGGCATGAATACGTAACCCCCGAGCATGTGCTACTGGCCGCTCTCGATCATCCTCCTGCCCTGAAGGTGCTCGCCATGTGCGGCGCCGACATAGCCTATATACACGACAGCGTTGACGAGTATCTGCGGAAATCCATGCCGGTTCTCACCGGATCGGAGCCCCTGCAGACCGTCGGGTTTCAGGAAGTATTCCAGCGCGCGGTGATTCATTGCGAAAGCGCCGAAAAGCAGGTGCTGGAAATATCAGATATTCTGGTAAGCCTCATAGACGAACAGAAAAATTACTGTTCCTACTATATGCGGCGCGGCGGGCTCGACCGGTTGATCCTTCTGGAAGTCATCAGCCACGGCGGCATGTCGGCCGACGATTCCTATGATTCGGAAGAAAACGGGTTGTTCCTGAATTCCGAAGATCGAGAGGGCAGGAAGGCGGACGACATCGAACGGCGCGAATCCTCTGCCCGGAACGCCGCAGACCCCTCTGCGCAGAAAAAAACAGGCCCCGGCGGCGAGGCCGAGGGAGTCGATTCCGGAGAACGCGCTGAACCTGACGAATCAGGCGACCCGCTGAATAGGCAGAAGGGCGCGAAAAAATCCTTTCTTGAGCGGTATACCGTGGAATTGACGGCGCTTGCCCGCCAGGGAAAACTCGAGCCGCTCATCGGACGGGAAGGCGAACTCGAACGCACCGTGCAGATTCTGTGCAGACGCATGAAGAACAATCCGGTGCATGTCGGAGACGCGGGCGTGGGAAAAACCGCGATTACCGAAGGCTTGGCCCAGCGGATCGCGAGCGGCGATGTGCCCCGCCTGTTGAAGGACTATGAAATCTACAGCCTCGATATGGGTTCCCTGGTTGCGGGAACAAAATTCCGCGGAGATTTCGAGGAGCGCATAAAGAGAGTCATCGACGAGCTTCTCAAGAAAGAACGGGCAATTCTGTTCATCGACGAGATCCATACGATAATCGGCGCCGGCTCCACCGGGGGCGGAACCCTGGACGCGTCCAACCTGTTGAAGCCTGTTTTGACATCCGGAAAAATACGGTGCATCGGATCGACGACCTACGAGGAATACAATAAATACTTCGAGAAGGATCATGCGCTCGCGCGCAGGTTCCAGAAAATAGATATCGTGGAACCCGCGGAAGAAGACGCGATTGCAATTCTGAAGGGATTGAAAAAGCGGTACGAGGAATTCCACGGCGTAGTCTATACCGACGAGGCGATCGAACAAGCCGTGAGGCTTTCAGCCCAATATATTACCGAACGGAAGCTTCCTGACAAGGCTATCGACATAATCGACGAAGCCGGAGCGCGCGCAAGAATCATCGCCGGCGGGGCGTCGGCAGCCGCTTCTTTAACGGCCTCTGACGCAACGGCTGCAGCTGGAGGTTCTGCCGCGGCGGCGAAAGAATCATTCCCCGAAGCGGACCTCTCCGAGGCAGCATCTAATGGCGCCATAGGCGAAGCAGGAACAGGCGCCGGTCTCGCTCCAGAAACCGGCGCCGGAGTCGCTGCAGAAACTGGATGCGGAGTCGCTACAGAAACCGGGGACGCCTCGGCCGGACGGGATGATGCTCCTTGCCTTGTTCCGGTGATAGACCGCGCCTTGATTGAAACAGTCGTGGCGAAGGTGGCGAGGATTCCGGAAAAAACGGTGAGCACCGGAGAGACCGAACGGCTCAAGCTGTTGGACGCCGAGCTTTCGCAGAAGATATTCGGCCAGCAGGATGCGGTAGCCGCGGTAGTGCGGGCGGTCAAGCGTTCCAGGGCAGGCTTCCGTGCGCCGGGAAAACCGGTGGCGAATTTTCTCTTCGTCGGGCCCACCGGCGTGGGCAAGACGGAACTGGCCAGGCAGCTGGCCGACATCCTGGGCATAGCGATGCTCCGCTTCGACATGAGCGAGTATCAGGAAAAACATACCGTTAGCCGTTTGATAGGTTCCCCTCCCGGTTACGTGGGATTTGAAGAGGGCGGATTGCTCACCGACGCAGTGCGCAAGCAGCCTCATGCGGTAGTACTTCTGGATGAAATAGAAAAGGCGCATTCGGATATTTACAATATTCTTCTGCAGATTATGGATTACGCGACCCTGACGGACAATCAGGGGCGGAAGGCCGATTTCAGGAACATCATTCTGATTATGACCAGCAATGCCGGAGCGCGCGAAATCGGAAAGCCGATGATAGGCTTCGGCGAGCGGGCGGTTACTGACGCGGCGGTTTCGGAAGCGGTGGAAAAAACCTTTACGCCGGAATTCAGGAATCGACTCGACGCGGTGGTGCGCTTCGACCATCTTTCCCGCGAGGTGATGATCTCCATCGTGAAGAAGGAGCTCGACGAGGTTCGCTCGAGGCTCACGGAGAAAAAGGTGTCGCTCGCCGTTTCGGACGAGGTGCTGGATTTGATCGTGGAGCGCGGCTGGTCTCCCGAGTTCGGGGCCCGGAATGTGGCGCGGCTGATAGAAGATCTGATCACCACGCCGCTTGTCGATCTGGTTCTCTTCGGAGAGCTTTCGAGGGGCGGAAGGGCGACCTGCGTGCTCGATGCGTCCGCGGGAACTTCCGGCCAGGGAAGCGCGGTGAAGATTTTGACGGAGAAACCAGATGGCGTGCAGACTGCCGAAAATATTTGA
- the aat gene encoding leucyl/phenylalanyl-tRNA--protein transferase has product MACRLPKIFDSQSRCDPAFPYLELDEYFPFPEPEDACGSVVAVGGNLSPGMIVSAYTQGIFPWFNDDDPLYWQSPDPRFVILPESFHVPSRLERTVKKSPFQIRTDTAFERVIGCCSGVVRKNQQGSWITEDMMDAYIELHHEGLAHSVEAWQDGRLVGGFYGILMGGVFFGESMFTRADDAAKTAFTVFARHFFEKMGGVLIDSQVYTDHMARFGGINISRSAYLRKLRGALGFEVHAETDQSENRERLLAGRGIWPPDVLAEPGRAFNSAG; this is encoded by the coding sequence ATGGCGTGCAGACTGCCGAAAATATTTGATTCGCAGTCCCGCTGCGATCCGGCCTTTCCTTATCTTGAGCTGGACGAGTACTTTCCCTTTCCCGAGCCGGAGGATGCCTGCGGCTCGGTGGTGGCGGTAGGCGGCAATCTCTCTCCGGGGATGATCGTTTCTGCGTACACGCAGGGTATTTTTCCGTGGTTCAACGACGACGATCCCCTGTATTGGCAATCGCCCGATCCCCGCTTCGTCATTCTGCCGGAAAGCTTTCATGTTCCGTCCAGATTGGAACGGACGGTGAAAAAGAGTCCGTTTCAAATTCGGACCGATACCGCCTTCGAGCGGGTGATCGGCTGCTGTTCGGGAGTCGTGCGGAAAAATCAGCAGGGTTCCTGGATCACCGAGGACATGATGGACGCGTATATAGAGCTCCATCATGAAGGGTTGGCCCATTCGGTCGAGGCCTGGCAGGACGGCCGCCTGGTAGGCGGTTTTTACGGCATTCTGATGGGCGGCGTGTTTTTCGGCGAATCGATGTTTACCCGCGCGGACGACGCGGCGAAAACGGCGTTTACGGTGTTCGCGCGGCATTTTTTTGAAAAAATGGGCGGAGTTCTGATCGATTCCCAGGTGTATACGGACCACATGGCGCGGTTCGGCGGAATCAATATTTCGCGTTCGGCGTATCTGAGAAAGCTGCGCGGAGCGCTCGGCTTCGAGGTCCATGCTGAAACAGACCAAAGCGAAAACCGCGAGAGGCTTTTAGCGGGCAGGGGAATCTGGCCGCCTGATGTATTGGCGGAACCCGGCCGGGCCTTCAATTCGGCGGGGTGA
- a CDS encoding exodeoxyribonuclease III, with translation MKSIISWNVNGIRAAEKKGFLEWLAAESPDVLCLQETKAHKGQVSPELGDPVLPDGRKWKSWWSSAKKAGYSGTAIYSKEEPLDVRNMGIPEFDDEGRVTMAEYPGAVVISAYFPNSQEAGARLGYKLDFCSAMKETCDSLVSKGKNVILCGDYNIAHKPIDLANPKTNEKNPGYLPEERAWMDEFIGAGWVDTFRRFCAEGGHYSWWSYRFKAREKNIGWRIDYACVNPGFAPAVGESVILKDVYGSDHCPVKITCDLP, from the coding sequence ATGAAATCCATTATTTCCTGGAACGTGAACGGCATCAGAGCCGCGGAAAAGAAAGGCTTTTTAGAATGGCTGGCGGCCGAATCGCCGGACGTATTATGCCTTCAGGAAACGAAAGCCCATAAGGGACAGGTGTCGCCGGAGCTCGGCGATCCGGTCCTGCCGGACGGACGGAAATGGAAATCCTGGTGGAGCTCGGCGAAAAAAGCAGGCTACTCCGGCACGGCCATCTACTCGAAAGAAGAACCGCTGGACGTCCGCAACATGGGGATCCCCGAGTTCGACGACGAAGGCCGGGTAACGATGGCTGAATATCCCGGAGCCGTCGTCATATCGGCATACTTTCCAAACTCGCAGGAAGCCGGCGCCCGGCTCGGCTATAAACTCGATTTTTGCTCCGCGATGAAGGAAACCTGCGACTCCCTGGTTTCAAAAGGAAAAAACGTCATTCTCTGCGGAGACTACAATATCGCCCACAAGCCGATCGATCTGGCCAACCCGAAAACCAACGAAAAAAATCCGGGATACCTTCCGGAAGAACGTGCGTGGATGGACGAATTCATAGGCGCCGGCTGGGTTGACACCTTCAGGCGTTTCTGCGCGGAGGGCGGCCATTACAGCTGGTGGAGCTACCGCTTCAAGGCGCGCGAAAAAAACATCGGGTGGCGCATCGACTATGCATGCGTAAATCCCGGATTCGCTCCCGCGGTCGGCGAATCGGTCATTCTCAAGGACGTCTACGGGTCGGACCATTGCCCGGTGAAAATCACCTGCGATCTTCCATGA
- the prmC gene encoding peptide chain release factor N(5)-glutamine methyltransferase — MNAAQARMKAVEILKKNPFVAAATPELDASILLSKILGVSRTMLLAHPEIGLTREQEKDFISQLEMRLQGTPIAYITQEKEFWGLRFKVTPAVLIPKPDTEILVERACGIVQSIRIAHPGAPIRVLDVCTGSGCIAIAVKRSCPYAEVSATDISGEALEIARENSRALVDDEVSFIQGDLRQGLPRIQGGWSLVVSNPPYVPSLVARSLLEDGRGEPLSALDGGSDGLDLVRALVPAALDVLAPNSRILIESGEYNASETARILKSSGFTDIVIHKDLENQDRVAEGKSHDGIP, encoded by the coding sequence ATGAACGCCGCCCAGGCGCGTATGAAGGCAGTGGAAATTCTCAAAAAGAACCCATTCGTCGCCGCCGCGACTCCGGAACTGGATGCGTCCATTCTTCTTTCAAAAATTCTCGGAGTCTCCAGAACAATGCTTTTGGCCCATCCCGAAATAGGATTAACCAGAGAACAGGAGAAAGACTTCATTAGTCAACTCGAAATGCGGCTCCAGGGAACTCCCATAGCCTATATAACGCAGGAGAAAGAATTCTGGGGATTGCGTTTCAAGGTAACTCCCGCTGTTCTCATACCGAAACCCGATACGGAAATCCTGGTGGAACGCGCATGCGGCATCGTCCAATCCATCAGAATCGCTCATCCCGGCGCCCCCATACGCGTTTTGGACGTTTGCACGGGTTCCGGATGCATCGCGATAGCCGTCAAACGCAGCTGCCCCTACGCCGAAGTTTCCGCGACAGATATTTCCGGCGAAGCCCTCGAAATCGCGCGTGAAAACTCGCGCGCCCTCGTCGACGACGAGGTCTCTTTTATCCAGGGAGATCTCAGACAGGGATTGCCGCGCATACAGGGCGGATGGAGCCTTGTCGTTTCCAATCCTCCCTATGTGCCGTCGCTCGTTGCCCGTTCCCTCCTCGAGGACGGCAGGGGGGAGCCGTTGTCTGCTCTCGACGGCGGCTCGGACGGTCTCGACCTCGTACGCGCCCTCGTTCCCGCCGCCCTCGATGTTCTCGCTCCTAATTCGCGTATTCTCATCGAGAGCGGCGAATATAACGCATCTGAAACGGCTCGAATATTGAAGAGCTCCGGCTTTACCGATATAGTGATTCATAAAGATCTGGAAAACCAGGATAGAGTCGCAGAAGGAAAAAGCCATGACGGAATACCCTGA
- a CDS encoding rhomboid family intramembrane serine protease, producing MRIKYNAPTTLTFAFFCTLTVAIDQFLLHGFIRAFFTVPSALQFDILKPLDYLRMFTHIAGHADWNHLLSNLAYILLLGPMLEETYGSFTMFLMIVVTGFVTGVLNACFFPHPLLGASGVVFMMILLASFTNHGKNDVPLTFILIVILYLGREFLNAFRGDDISQFAHLAGGLCGSLFGFFRPRPAPRRTAAPKINVAANAAAPADLPVRTPPIMQAGAKKAPPARFQTKPSKTATPAAAQPKKPSASLKSASPQKASSEQSRSAQPAKRKTAPEARRPAEPKDVRKRETSSGDASSRNAGKTRKTQSGGN from the coding sequence ATGAGAATAAAATACAACGCCCCGACGACGCTGACCTTCGCATTTTTCTGCACTCTGACCGTCGCGATCGACCAGTTCCTTCTGCACGGGTTCATCCGCGCTTTTTTCACCGTGCCGAGCGCTCTGCAGTTCGATATTCTCAAACCGCTGGATTATCTCCGCATGTTCACCCACATCGCCGGACACGCAGACTGGAACCATCTGTTGAGCAACCTCGCCTACATACTCCTGCTCGGCCCGATGCTCGAAGAAACCTACGGCTCGTTCACCATGTTCTTGATGATCGTAGTGACCGGCTTCGTTACCGGCGTGTTGAACGCATGCTTCTTTCCCCACCCCCTGCTCGGCGCCTCCGGCGTCGTATTCATGATGATTTTGCTCGCCTCGTTCACCAATCACGGGAAAAACGACGTTCCGCTCACCTTCATCCTGATCGTCATCCTGTATCTCGGGCGCGAATTCCTGAACGCGTTCAGGGGCGACGATATTTCCCAATTCGCTCATCTGGCGGGTGGCCTGTGCGGAAGCCTCTTCGGCTTCTTCCGGCCGAGGCCCGCTCCCCGGCGAACCGCTGCGCCGAAAATAAACGTCGCCGCGAATGCAGCCGCGCCAGCCGACCTGCCGGTTCGAACGCCTCCAATCATGCAAGCCGGCGCGAAAAAAGCCCCCCCGGCGCGATTTCAGACCAAACCCTCGAAAACCGCAACGCCGGCGGCTGCCCAACCGAAAAAGCCGAGCGCTTCGCTGAAATCGGCTTCTCCTCAAAAAGCCTCCTCAGAACAAAGCCGTTCCGCTCAGCCGGCAAAAAGAAAAACCGCGCCAGAAGCGCGCCGACCGGCCGAACCAAAGGATGTTCGCAAACGAGAAACGTCGTCCGGGGACGCCTCCTCGCGAAACGCCGGTAAAACGCGAAAGACGCAAAGCGGCGGCAATTGA
- a CDS encoding ATP-dependent Clp protease adaptor ClpS, with protein sequence MNPDNRVDQRTFLSEDVDEPKQYRVVLLNDDFTTKDFVVAILVGVFHKTHEEALFIMEDVHRKGRGVVGSYIYDIAATRCVQVHEAARQNGYPLRCVMEQL encoded by the coding sequence ATGAATCCGGATAACAGGGTAGATCAGCGGACATTCCTCTCCGAAGACGTGGATGAGCCGAAACAGTATAGAGTAGTGCTTTTGAATGACGATTTCACGACGAAGGATTTCGTCGTGGCTATTCTCGTGGGCGTGTTTCATAAAACCCATGAAGAAGCCTTATTTATCATGGAAGACGTGCATCGGAAGGGCAGGGGCGTTGTCGGCTCGTACATATACGACATCGCGGCCACCCGATGCGTGCAGGTTCATGAGGCTGCCCGCCAAAACGGGTATCCTTTGCGGTGCGTAATGGAGCAATTGTGA
- a CDS encoding response regulator transcription factor, whose protein sequence is MADRILMIEDEPGLVLTVGDRLKAEGYIFDSRTDGVSGEEAASNGKWSAIILDVMLPGKDGFAVCRSLRTSGVKTPILMLTARSQTEDRVQGLKIGADDYLSKPFEMPELIARIEALIRRSSQRHGNAQAADCEEVSIDLKRGVICNKGEETTLSAQEIKLLDYFYKHRDVIISREELLNTVWGYDSNITTRTIDVHVARLRQKMGDVRDIPRYIHTVRGIGYKFTPPN, encoded by the coding sequence ATGGCAGACAGGATTCTGATGATTGAAGACGAACCCGGCCTCGTTCTGACAGTCGGAGACAGGCTCAAGGCGGAAGGATATATCTTTGATTCGCGTACTGACGGCGTCAGCGGCGAAGAAGCGGCTTCAAACGGAAAATGGAGCGCTATAATCCTCGACGTCATGCTGCCGGGCAAAGACGGCTTCGCGGTTTGCAGGAGCTTGCGAACGTCAGGCGTCAAAACGCCGATACTCATGCTCACGGCCAGAAGCCAGACGGAAGACCGCGTGCAGGGGCTTAAAATCGGCGCAGACGACTATCTATCAAAGCCCTTCGAAATGCCGGAACTCATCGCCCGCATCGAAGCCCTCATACGCAGATCTTCCCAACGGCACGGAAATGCCCAGGCCGCTGATTGCGAGGAAGTTTCGATAGACCTGAAAAGAGGGGTCATCTGCAACAAGGGAGAGGAAACAACCCTTTCTGCGCAGGAAATAAAGCTTCTGGATTACTTCTACAAGCACCGCGACGTCATCATTTCACGGGAAGAGCTGCTGAATACCGTCTGGGGATACGACTCGAACATCACCACTCGCACCATAGACGTTCATGTGGCTCGTCTTCGGCAAAAAATGGGAGACGTACGGGACATCCCCCGCTACATTCATACCGTGCGCGGCATCGGCTATAAATTCACCCCGCCGAATTGA
- a CDS encoding sensor histidine kinase codes for MSIKRFSLSWVIIAVTLPLLAMLAWSQFNWLQELQKRDERRIRYSMISSAQTLTRRIHEELLFLPTLLRFQREDDKPLEYHMTERRQFWEKYAINPKILKAVVVSDSFQDDSPIWSYSSPDPFSNEPPFRHAPPDADEIRISVPAPSSSANDKAAVQAEITCVYDRNVFLDTVIPALAEGNLVSLDLHAYRIIDSKSGKLVYQSDSSIPPEAFLVPDVEVALDENTQFPLPPRGQNLLPETLNIDWMEAFAFLKEYTREGGARPPEKRISGALSHLKLQAVLRDGSLSNLSRKATIQNAVLSFGILALILVAMILLAEASRRSRRLAVSQQEFIATVTHELKTPLAVISSAAQNLTDGLVRDREKAEQYGQLIRKESARLSATIEHFLLYANTSNLTRVNHDIINLSDLIIKVLKFSERDRLELDFQTIVTLPPEPVFVKGDAVALESVVQNLVHNVVRHASGGKYLEIHLSVEERGRKVPERHTILKVRDKGCGIPANEQKYIFEPFWRGKRAKEGQIAGNGIGLNLVKRIVQAHGGTIALESKPYAGSTFSISLPCR; via the coding sequence ATGAGCATCAAACGATTTTCCCTGTCCTGGGTCATCATCGCCGTCACGTTGCCGCTCCTGGCCATGCTGGCGTGGAGCCAGTTCAACTGGCTTCAGGAGCTGCAAAAAAGGGACGAACGGCGCATTCGCTACAGCATGATCAGCTCCGCGCAGACGCTGACCCGCCGGATCCACGAAGAACTCCTGTTCCTCCCCACCTTGCTGCGTTTTCAGCGCGAAGACGACAAACCCCTTGAATACCACATGACCGAGCGCAGACAGTTCTGGGAAAAATACGCGATCAATCCGAAAATACTCAAGGCAGTCGTCGTCTCCGATTCATTTCAGGATGATTCTCCGATATGGTCCTATTCGTCGCCGGATCCTTTCAGCAACGAGCCCCCCTTCAGGCACGCTCCTCCCGATGCCGACGAAATACGCATCAGCGTTCCGGCGCCGTCGAGCTCGGCGAACGACAAAGCTGCTGTTCAAGCGGAAATAACCTGCGTCTACGACCGCAACGTCTTCCTCGACACGGTCATCCCTGCCCTCGCGGAAGGAAATCTGGTTTCCCTCGATCTTCACGCCTATCGAATCATCGATTCTAAGTCGGGAAAGCTCGTTTACCAATCCGATTCGTCAATTCCTCCAGAAGCATTTCTCGTTCCCGACGTCGAAGTCGCGCTCGATGAAAACACGCAATTTCCCCTCCCCCCGCGAGGACAAAACCTGCTTCCGGAAACCCTCAACATCGACTGGATGGAAGCCTTCGCCTTCCTCAAGGAATATACCCGGGAAGGGGGAGCCCGCCCGCCGGAAAAAAGAATCTCGGGGGCGCTTTCCCATTTGAAGCTGCAAGCGGTTCTCCGCGACGGCTCCCTCAGCAACCTCTCCCGCAAAGCTACAATTCAGAATGCGGTGCTCAGTTTCGGCATACTCGCGCTCATCCTGGTCGCGATGATCCTCCTCGCTGAAGCCTCCCGCAGATCGCGCAGGCTCGCGGTCAGCCAGCAGGAGTTCATTGCCACTGTCACGCACGAGCTCAAAACGCCGCTTGCGGTCATCTCTTCGGCGGCTCAAAATCTCACCGACGGCCTGGTCAGGGACCGGGAAAAGGCGGAACAATACGGGCAGCTGATCAGAAAGGAGTCTGCCCGGTTGAGCGCGACCATCGAGCATTTTCTGCTCTACGCGAACACCTCGAACCTGACGCGCGTCAATCACGACATCATTAATCTATCCGACCTTATTATCAAAGTTCTCAAATTTTCCGAACGCGACCGGCTCGAACTGGATTTTCAAACAATCGTAACCTTGCCTCCGGAACCTGTGTTCGTTAAGGGAGACGCCGTCGCCCTCGAATCAGTAGTGCAAAACCTCGTTCATAACGTCGTCAGACACGCTTCGGGAGGCAAATACCTCGAAATTCACCTTTCTGTCGAAGAAAGGGGGAGGAAAGTGCCTGAAAGGCATACTATACTGAAAGTGAGAGATAAGGGATGCGGCATTCCGGCGAATGAACAGAAGTATATCTTTGAACCCTTTTGGAGAGGAAAAAGAGCAAAAGAAGGCCAGATCGCCGGAAACGGCATCGGTCTAAACCTGGTCAAGCGGATTGTTCAGGCGCACGGGGGCACGATTGCTCTCGAAAGCAAACCGTATGCCGGCAGCACGTTTAGTATTTCATTACCATGCCGGTAA